The window ttaaattacacatatatttatatataaatacattgatgactgattttaatgactgattttaaaatacgaatagtatttttaaatttaaaaatagagttcATTTCGGAAGTCATTATTTTCATTTAACATCGGTCGtgttttttaaattctaaattctaaattttaattttttaaaataaaagaataattttataataaaaaatttaattaatattaattacttaaaaattaatttttatactttttccTATAAATTAGCTTATGTAGCTTATAGCACTTAATTAATAGAAAATGTATAGAAACCAAATTTTATATTAATCAATTTTCTTAATATCAAAATTACCCTTTTAACACTTacgctaatttaaaattttgcatttaggtttcagaaattaaaatttataatttaaaatggtTAAAGACAAAAGATGAAATTGTGGTAATACTAAGTGTcgtgttaaaaaaaatatgagaaaaaagaTTGTGaacaaaggaattaaagaaaaataaaaaaaaaaattgctgaAATTAGCTAAAAAAATTAGTTCCCTAATTGGACTACTATGATGACTTGATATTATAGCAATAGTAGCAATCCTATCACAAGGAATGAAGATTATTCCTTTTCAGTGAGTGGGTGAATTTCATGAGAAACTTTCTGTTTATTCATAAAAAGTTATACTCAGCAAATAAAgactttattctatttatgtcAAGTCGCTTGCAATTGAATTATTGATTGAATGATGACTTCATATATTATGCTTTGGAAAGTGGCCTCTGGGAGGAACATTTCATGGTGACATTGGATACAAGATTAAAGAGTGTAACTCAAGCATGTTTTCTTCCATGGGTTTTGAAATTTCAAGTTTTAATGAAACTATATGCTATAATAAGCATCTCTATCTTTTCCtaatatatgtgtgtgtgatATAAAATTTCTAGAAGACCTacttaaagaaaattaaacactACATGTACCtacaataaaaatacataaaaagcaAGCTAAGActatattttcatatatataaacTTTCTTTcattacaatttaaattaaagaGGACACCCAAGAAAAAGAAGGGGTATccctaaaagagaaaaaaaaaaaaaaaactaaggttAACTTATGTTCTACTATTTGATACataactttttaatttcttactactattatatatatttatatggaCTTTTTAAACTCTGTTCGACATATATTTTACGACAAAAATACAGAATTATATATTGAGACAATAGAGACGGAAAAATCTGTCTctattgtttttgtattttaaataatataaatactgAAAAATCTATTTAGAATAGAgatattttttatctctttttctaAATAGATTTATGCCTATCCAATTTATCTGTATTTTCGTCTTTAAACAGAGATTTAGTTGATGCAAGCTAGTTAGGTAGGTACTAAAACCATATGGCTTTAGCATCCATGAGCAATTGTTTGAGGGAACCATCAACATGGAGGGATATAACATCTTTTGAAGAGCCTACAAATTTTCCACCAATGAAGACTGCTGGGACTGAAGGGTTGCATCCCAAGCTTCTCAAGGCCCATTCCATTTGCCTTCCATAGGGATCATTGTCAAGCTCATGAACTGCAGGGCTTGCTCCAAGCTCATAGAACAATTGTGTGATGCTATGGCACATGCAACATGAACTCTTTGTGAATATTACTGCTGCCTTCTTTGATGCCAAATCCTTAACTCTATCCATATAATTGGGAAAAAAAGAGTATGTAAGGTAGAGAAAATATACAATGGTTGTTCTATATAAGGCTTTTGTGTGTTTTGTTCCTTGGTGTGGACTTTGAGATTTCATTAGGTCTTATTTATAGTGGTTGGTTTGACGTTTGAGGATAGTAATGGACTTCATAATTGCATAATCTAGAAggtcacacaaaaaaaaaaaaaaagactaaattaattattcattGGTGAATGGATTAGGAAAGGGAAAGACTTGCTGCTAATAAAGTTCATTCCCTTGAGATATTTGTTTGAATAATATTGAACTTTGGATAAGGGAAATTAAAATTATGCTCTCTGATCATTTGGCTGATGGTGACGACCAAGTTGCATTTAATTAGCATCACAAAACATATGcttccgctacgttaccaacagcatatctgccaaTTTTTGTCAACTCtgatttataattgtgtttcataaAAGTGtgtttgtggatgtgtctaatgaaaatatcttttttatagctgtgtttaatagaagtgtctttataaatatattttctggatatgtctctttatatatgtatttaaaatatattaattattagacacatccaggAGCACACTttcatgaaacacaattataaataagagttggcagataatatgtttgtaccctatacttttcccaaAACATATATATTGTGAAACAAGCAATAATTAATATGGGAATGTAATGCTAGAGAAATAgtaatttgaaattattttttaatttaatttatataattatatattatatatttattatttttttccaaaGTTAGGAGTGAGTCTCAAATCTTGAAACTTCAAAGTGAGTATAGAAAGACTATGCcattttaattataattcattggcaattatatatttatatatttattatgtttaATACCATATgttagatataattatttatatattttttattagtttaaattacaaaaaaaataatttcataatatgATATTAGagcttttataataaaaaaggtTAGAATTTCTTTCGTCAAGTCTCAAAAAAAGAATTCAGCAtaaggtaaaaagaaaaaaaaaagaaaaaatttatacaaaaatttatacaaaaatttaattaaactcaaataaagCTCTTATTTAAGAAAATGTATTAAAGATATAataatttatgtatattttttttatcaatttaaatgttTACGgaaattaattttatgatattaTTCTTCAACTATTttaatgataattaaaaaatacaaaataaaataaatcataattaaagaatatagaataaaataattataaatcactttaatttaattttttattatctcctatgtattttattttattttattttactaaagataaaaaaattcgaacccataattttttaaatgaatatgAAGAGATTATGagatttgaattataactcattagctactatgtattttaatttatttgtaattaATAATTCATACTATATAATAATTGAGCTCAACTGGGGGTGGCCGTACAAGAACAATAATCAACGGATTGGAATAAgaacattttttgtgtttttaatatactttaatttatTAACCGAAAGATCTCTTTCTTTCGGCCTCTGATTTGCAGCATCAAGAACATTATTctaattgttaattaattaatttatttatacaaaGAATTAAAAAATGATACAAAGACAATGCTGCGTTGTCAACATAGTCTGCCAAAAGAATGGAATCTTATATCCAATTAGAAATGATATCACTATGCAAAGTCAAAGTCCCTGAAAGACTCCCATGTGTCCTTTACATCCCTTTCAAAGAATTGCATTACAAAAATTATTGTAgttttttagggttagggttatgaTTTTTCTGTTACTTAGATGTGTTGGAAAACTTTCTTATaacaaaaatatacaaatattagAGATGTCAAATTTATTtggataaaaaattttagtataaaaatagttctttttctttggttttttctttttaataatttgtgGACATTTgactttgaaataaagaagaGAGTTGAGAATACATCAAAATACTTATTACTCCAACTTAAACCTAAAATTTAGTATGTGAAAAATGATAAAcgttttttgttgttttaaaaTGACTTTACCGAAGTAAACACCACAAATTTTTACCATCACTCTACTGTGTCTAGTAGTTTCTTTATATATGTTGCCtattaaaaacaattaaaaaatataaaaaaacaatgCTTTTTTTTAACAacctaaataataaattaaaaaaaaagttaattttaattttaaaaattaaattttgaattaattaaatttaattataataaaaaaattaattttaattttaaaaatcaaattttaaattaattagatttaatcataattttaaaattttttatttaaacaattaattagCAAGGAAAACTAATTTTGTAATATATCACTCGCTTTGTGTATAAACTGAAAGTAAATATTAAATGTAACTagatatacttaataataatcaCCATAGCATGCTTGACAAGTTTTCGCCCATCACCCACACCCACAAATTTAACTTAAAACAATGCCAATACATCATTATTATGGTTTTTCTTTTTGTAAAGACTAATTAATTAGTTGTGGTATTAATGGCAATACCAGAGATAATTACAGTTTTTTTTAgtgtttatattataatttttgactTTTTAAATGCTCTATCTTATTATATTgagtttttcatttaaaaaaaaaatagacgtGGTGTAAGTGGATGATTTTGATGATCCGATTTTCCAATCAAAATCCAAATGATCAAATTTAATCGGAATTAATATATATCCAATAGTTAATTGGATAAAATCAGATAAAATTCAATCAGATTTATTCTCATTTGAATTAAATATATTCAGCCttacaaaaatttaattcaacCTTAGCTTAATACCCTATATTATCCTatatattcaatttaaaaaatataatttgtagTAGCGTTGATCTTTGATGTTAATTTAtagtttaatattttatatattaatttgtcataatattatttataatgataatttttaatttaatttaatttttctttttttaaatacttatagcattttttgtcatatttctacaattttttttgtttattttatcatTTCAGTTGAATATCCAATTATACAAAGCAAACTAATTCAATTTTAGTGGATTCGAATTTAGAATTTATTAGAATTTgagttaagaaaaaaattaaaatcaaatccaaaccaaaccaattatattttaattgattcgaatacattttttatttaaacccAATTCATCCAACCCAATTATATACCCCGTGTAAATTAGTCAACAGCTACAGGATAAAGTGAATGTTCTAGTAATTTAGTTGGCTTGATATGATCTTACCAACATTTCACATTATCATCACTTAGTTCGATTACGTTACATATACATTAAAGTTGGTTATTAAAATTAGtcgttaatataaaatatatattaaaatataaatatatattaaaaaaaaaaataacacatatatatttatacataaatatattaataacgatactgattttagtaactaattttaatatacgaaTAGAATTTTTACACTTAGTTATTACCATCTTATTCTAATAATTGGTTCCCTATGATGCTGGGATTGGTATATAGCTGATGATGTGGAGATAGATCATGATAGGTTTTATCATATCCAATTCCATTCAATTCCTTTCCTCCATTCTACCTTTGGTGAGTTTGGTCCTCGCATCAGATTCATAGAAtaatatagtaaaaaaaaagGTTCCAACCTTCCTATACGTgtcatattaataatatatatgaccCTTTGAGTATGGAGGGGATTCTTAATTAACTTGTGTATGTTCATAGTGATGTAATGAAAATAACAATTCTGTTAACACTGTTTGATTTCATGTTTCATGCAACCACCTAGGGTATAAATTCCAAGGCAAGCTAGGGTGGCCGTGGCTGTTTTGATATATTCATCATGTTTGCTTAGCTAGGAAGAATAATTTTTTACTACTAGTTTCATGCCCATAGAATTTAAGATTCTTTGACATTATTTGTTAGTATTATAAACTTGTTCTTCAAGGGGAATAGAATGTTGGTAACTACTACTTGAGAGTTAGAACTCGACAGAAGGTATAATTCAAGAGTGTGATAGGATAAAATTGCATCCATATCTATTTTTGGTTACATGAGTGAGAAGGATTGAGCAGAAGTTCCTACAGTTGTGGAAAAAAGAAATGAGAACTAACTGatcttatttaaatatttaaaaatagaatttaattttaattatatattattagtgtaaaataatttatatactaTTACATTGTCACgtcagtaaaaatattattttttatattaattatttaaatagtcATTTAAACGAATAGATGTGATTGAAtggttatataaaatattttatattattagtacattaaaattaaaattttaaaaaattatgtttattaaaacataatattaaaaaaattgaaaataaaaaactaaaaacgtTTGTTAGGTGGATACTATTATCATTAAAATAGTTGAATAATATcattaaaatagttaaataataaCTATGTGGATAATTGTTTGATGGCCGATGAAAAAATTTCTAACAAAGTGGGATGATTGACGAGGATGTGGTTAGGATAGCAAACCGTTGGAGAGGGGGGAGGAGAGGGTATTTAGACAAATTCCATTGATATTGGGTTgtgatggttaatttttttgaaataactgtttggattttttttctttgtattggACCAAATTTAAAACTCATTATACACATTGTCAAGATTCTTCATTGTCAAGGttccgctagggagacaataaGAAATCTtgataatgtgtacaatgggtttTAAATTTGACCCAATACAAAGAAAAAAATCCaaacaattatttcaaaaaattaatcatcACAACCCTAATTTACCAATGAAATTTAAAcaccctctctctccccctcaacCGTCTGCTACCCCATCCTCATCAATCATCCCACCTCTTCCACGTTAGAAGCTTCCTCACCGGCTACCAAACAACCATCCacgtagttattaaaataatcattcgACTACCTAGTGAAATGACCATCTAACATTTGTTAATTGTATATACTTAAACTGCATCAAACAAAATAACTAtccaattaagaattaaaataaccatttACATACCTAGTAAATTGAATATTCGACATCTAAATTCGTCAATCTTCAATCTACTTGAAGCGAAGTATAGCGACAGCAACAACCTGGACACGAAATCCTCAATCCTCTGTATAGCCTCTCTGCAAAATTCCCTCCCTTCGGAATCGTCAATCCGAACACAAATTTGCCGAAGATCGAGTGGATCCCGATCAAGTCCATCATGAATTCCAATACCATCACTCAGGCGAGGGTTAAGCAGATATACGCCTCGTCCACCGTATCGTGCTCCTTTGAGCACCGCCGCACCACCAGCTTTATCGCTGGTCGGATAACCGTCATCTTCCGGAGAGGAGAACTTACACGGACACCAGGGGGCTCTTGTGGCCGCCGCTGCCGCCGGCCTTTCCGGTGAGTGCTACGGTGAGAACGAGGAGGATCCAAGCTGCGACGTCGTTGAAGGCAGCGGCGGCCATGGCGGTCTTGGTTGTGCGACGGACGCAACATGTGCGAAGGAAGTGTCTTCGTCGGACGTTTTCGGACAGTTGGACGGCGTCAGGTTGCGCTCCAGACGGCGGTGATCTTTGCAGCTCAGTTCGGAGAGAGTGAAAGAGACCgtcagaaaaaaagaaaatgcagCACGTTCTTCGCGCGTATAAAATGGAAGAATACATAACTTCTCCATAATCAAAtccttatatttttaaaatttaaaattcaaaattattagaaattaattaaattaattattaactaattataattttaattttatctctattATACACGTTGTATACTATATTTATTGTCTcttcataatattaaaaaaaaagcatgTTTTAGCTCCTCTCGTGcatatacaatagtaaaaaaataaagttaaatattAAACATGCTAGTACAATTCATAAACTCTAAATTAAGTTTCTACATTTAGGATCTAAGAAAAGACATGCATAGCCAATATGGCAATATCTAAAGCATTTTTTGTTATAAACTGAACAAAATTAACATAGTAGAATATCAATAAAATACATCTAGAAAGGCATGAAAAGCCAAATAACAAAATACACACAAAAAATATCTTTagtgttttaaaattcaaattttaaattaaaagttaattgGAATGAAATATTCACTTCATTATACTCCAGaagatagatttttttttttccaattcgtACCTCTCTCTTGAAGCTTTGATTGTCAACGACGATACCTTCACCAAAAGCTACACGGGCGCTTTGTTGCCGTCATCGACACGACGATTGACAAGGCGGCAGCGACTATAGTTTTTTTCTGTATCTCAATTCATTGGTCTAATCACAcattttccttcttttctttttacccCAATTAGGTTCTTCACTTATCCATCTCTTTTTCTTTGATACGTTGCTTTTCATAGTTAAAGAATTGTTTGGCATTGTGCATAGCCACCCTCAGCTCCACCTTGttcattcttttctttctccGATCCTGATATCTCAATTAATTTCATGTATTGGTTAATTTCTATTCCCCAATTACGATGGCTGCAAATTTTGAATAAAACACATTTTTACACATTTACGCTGTCAATGACTGCGAAattgagataaaaaaatattttctattttacgGACACTGAGTACGAAATTGTGAGATAatgcataaaaatataaaattttttaaaatgatgtACAATGAAAAAcataatttcttttattgaaataaataaaaaaaaccggtATTTGAAGGTGTTTCATGATTTATTAAAGTTAAATGTATTAATTAACTATagctaattaattatattaattatttaattctatatgaataaataaattacttttgttttaatttatattaattttttcgtcttatatgtattttgattattgGCTTTAAAAGTGTTATAATCAAGAAGGGATCTAAAAATTTAGTAGAGAAaaggttaaaaattaaaatattatataatcgaatataatattatatatttagtaatatatataatcatgtttaatatttttcattaaaaaatagtaataatattttgttatataaaaaagttatcttagtttttataattttttattttaaattcgataaaatataaaaattatttatttttaaattaatttattttattgagtaTTATTGTGagagtaaatttttttaatgaataataacaactttgttatatctatttaaaatatatttgtaattaaatatataaaatataattattttaatgaatctatttaatatgttataattttaatattatcaaaaatatttttttttaaaataatttattttcatgtatatactataatataaatatttttttagttatcataaatattaaatatttttatatgatataataggtgtgaaagagaaaaaatatttttaaaaaataatgattaaaaatttgaaaattttttaataaaaaataattagaaataatatatttcacaatttaaaaattgttacttacttttgagtttaataatttaattatttatataaaataattatttattttattttttaaataaaaaacaaaattatataatatataataattttatatacttaaAATGGTCAACTTTTATTTTTGGGACTTCTTTAAATCTgccttatcttttttttatttgattaagataaatattaaattatttaatattttatttgattacattaattataactaattacttataataattatttgatttgaccaGAATAatgaattgattttattttaatttacattaattttttGTCCTATGTGTTTCGATTAATAATTTTTCGGTTCAATTAGGTATCCTTTAAAAATAGTACAACATTCAgccttttattataataattaaaaaaaaattaaaacaaacacaactaaaaattatgaataaatttactgtctttttaaaattaaatacacattcaaaatacaatctaaaaaaactgaaatttaaaatttaaattttaaatttctgtttcagatttaatatatttaattattaatatattataatttaaatacatatctaaaaatcaaattattcaaaattcaaaattttgattttaaaattataaaataaaccttaaactatcaaattattaattaagctcGTACAAAACACTCAAAGAAGCAGAGAAGTCACGTTTGCGCCATGTCAAAAATCCAGAGGCGCACATGGAAAACTCAGAGGTGCACATCGAGAAGTCATCCTCTGCTGTCGTTCATCCGTGCCACCTTCCTCTTTCATGCTCATCCTCAACGCTGTCTTCCTCCTTTTCGACGCTCATTTACAACGCTgtctttttaatgtttaaatttaaattttagatttatgattttggatgtgttttaaaaatattttctgtataacttcataattttagatgtgttacaattgttttttaatgtttaaatttaaattttagatttatgattttgaatgtgttttaaaaatattttttgtataacttaatattttagatgtattacaattgaaaaagaaactacaattaaaaatattttagtttatgtatataattatattcgaCCATTCATAATTGTATTATTAACATTTAATTGTATTATTAAAGTTGActgattttagatgtgttttaaaaatattttgtataaaatatcatACTATCAGATGTGTTATAATAAAATAACaacacaattttaaattaattgttgattataataattttgaaaactaataagtatcgaaaaaaatttaactgataatttaaataataaatattatatttatttgatcgaataaaaaattaaaagattaattgtattattaacgtttaaatttaaatatttaaagttagcctgattttggatgtgttttaaaaatattttgaataaaatatcatactatcatgtgttataattgataaataacaaCAGAATTTTAACGACCATATCAACTACATCTTTTCTCTTAAActccagatttttttttgtttctttgctCAAACTACTTACATAGAAAGTACTTTATTTGCaacaattttattaataaaattaaataagatcaaCCTTGTTCCAATTAAATAAGCAGAGtgtttttatgtttaaattaaaatataataaaaaatgttgaacatgatatttcttaacaaattacATAAACACATATGTGGAAAATAATGATACTTTTCACCAATGCAAAATGAGAGAGTGCTTCAGCCGTAAAGTGGTGATGGTCTTCACCAATGAAGACGAGATGGAGAATTCAGCTGGCAGCGTCCTTTTTGTTTGGGATTCACTAACGCGTGTGAATGTCCCGTAGAATAAGGAATTTAAAAAACTGTATCTGTTACGTGAAGTTACGAAAGTAAAGCAAAGTTACCGTAATCACCAACGAAGTgggtgaattttaaaatttaaatttaaattaaaatctaattacaaATATGTATCTACAAAATAGGAACAtgttatactaaaaaaataattaaatattatttaaatctgaTTAAAGGCCGATTAGTATTGTACAACTAGCATTTcccataatttttatatatagtaaTAGGCTTGAGGTTTGGCCTATCCCTAGTAGTTTTATTAGATATGAAGTAGCGAGAGTGAGAGACCATAGTCTTCTATAGCACCACATACACATCATCCACGATGGATAGTCCATGTGACACTGTGATCGGAGACAGAGATCTCTTAACAGAGATCCTTCTTCGATTGCCAGTGAAGCAAGTGATTCAATGCAAATGCGTGTGTAAGAAATGGTTGTCACTCATCTGCAACACCAAATTTCGTTATTCACATACTTGTCGTTTATACCACAAGTACAATAACAACCCTCCACCCACTGCTCTTTTAGTTCAAAATTTCGCAGACACCAAGGCCCAAAGAGCTTCTATAGTTCCTTTACACGCCAATAACAACAACGGCAACAAAATCTTCTTCCACCTTGATCTTGATGGATGCAACTACAGGTCTTCTATTATGCACTCTTGCAATGGTCTATTATTATGGAATGTTATACCGACACCCCAACCTGGTCCAACAAGTGAAGA is drawn from Arachis hypogaea cultivar Tifrunner chromosome 12, arahy.Tifrunner.gnm2.J5K5, whole genome shotgun sequence and contains these coding sequences:
- the LOC112729449 gene encoding glutaredoxin-C11, with the translated sequence MDRVKDLASKKAAVIFTKSSCCMCHSITQLFYELGASPAVHELDNDPYGRQMEWALRSLGCNPSVPAVFIGGKFVGSSKDVISLHVDGSLKQLLMDAKAIWF
- the LOC140176891 gene encoding cation/H(+) antiporter 20-like → MAAAAFNDVAAWILLVLTVALTGKAGGSGGHKSPLVSVDKAGGAAVLKGARYGGRGVYLLNPRLSDGIGIHDGLDRDPLDLRQICVRIDDSEGREFCREAIQRIEDFVSRLLLSLYFASSRLKIDEFRCRIFNLLGM